Sequence from the Periplaneta americana isolate PAMFEO1 chromosome 5, P.americana_PAMFEO1_priV1, whole genome shotgun sequence genome:
tatacgaagaacagagagattgagagagagagagaaaaaaaacaaagagaaagtaggaattgtattttgtatattatttatttgagccgttcagagcaaaagtggtgtaagtcgaaattgacttacaccacttctgctttgaACGGCTCAATTACAAAACCTCTACGATGGTCCTGGAAAGCGATCATATCTATTCTATAAGTGCTGCCAGTGGTTGATAGTTATCTGAGTATTACAGAAATAGAATACCATACTTAAAATGTTTAAGAACTATTTTCATCACAACAAAGTAAACCTCTCTAAAGGTGGATGTCATTGTATTGTggtagaacagtggtcgtcagcactcactgaaatgggtaaagagtaTATGGAGCAACATGATTTCcccatcgtgcagcaggaagaggtagagagcattcCTGCCAGTAGCCACGAATGcatgctggtgctgtaagagacacTAGCCCAAGAGTTTACTGAGTTGATGACAGCTGTGGTAGAACTTTACAAGATTATTTATGAATAATGCTCTTATTAAGTTATCTCTGGATGTAAGatttaaaacatattatatattaaagGTTTCACGACAGAGTTTGTGTGCCACtgcaaaatatacaaaattttatggcaattattttacatcaaatattacaattttaagtACACAATAGCTTTTTAACGGAACTCTTGTGTATCATATTCtgctaattattacatttttaatgtagAACAATCCTCTATCTCCATGTTTCCCAAAAGCCTTCACGAAATATACAGGGAATACCTTTACTTCAGATTTCAATCATCTTAAAGTGCCTACATTTCTTCCAAACAGAACTATCACTATTCTTATGATCATGTATGACACGAAAGTAGACAACAGATGTTTCTATATAATAGGTAAATCATCATCTATAACAGATATTTCTGTATAATGGgtaaatcatcatcatcggcgTGCAAATATTGGGCCTCACTGGTCTATTACGGTCTCTAGTCAATCCtcatgataaataaaaattattttcgtagtAATACTAACCTATGAAATGGCCAAGCTTGGTTACGAGCCTTGTCCAAACATAGGCTGGACCTCCAAGCCCTCGTTCAAGAGCAGCCTGAAGTGGAAAATGTTCCACATGATCACCATTTTGTGAAATCACTGCGTCAATCATATCCTTTGGTGGAAGTATGCCTGAGTATGAAGGATACATTGTTACCACAGCTTGATAAAGCAGCAGCAGCTGAAGACGATCCAGTAGATTGTATTCtgaaaatttgtacacaaaatgtaaaacaatttaaTATCAAATTACACCTTATAAGAGATAAAGCAatacttgttttattattatgaacaGTTTAAATGGCAGAACAAACATTAACCAAGTTAGGTGCAGCCTTGATAGCTCAGTTGACAGAGTACTGGCTTATGATGGCTATGGACCAAGGATGAAATTCCGGAGATGTTCCGAGTCATATTTGTAGTAGACAAAGCCAAGGTTtctgaggttttttcggggttcttCCGTTCCTCTCCATTTCATCACCACactccatttcattatcatctaCCAATGTGGTGCAGCTGGATGTACTATTGTCACTGATGTACAGATCAGATGGCACCAGTTTAAGAAAGTGCAGTACACTACTTGGGGAGTGAAAGGGGCTCTAGCGGGATTTCACTGGACCTTGAGCCTACTTGGCTAAAATCGACAGATGGCATCACATAGCTGAGTCACGATACCTACATGAAAGGGCCTATTCAGACTTCAACAACCATTCCCACAAAAAAAGAGTGGTAAACACAAGCATTAGGTTGCAGTGGAAACCTTTGGGCCCTTCCTCTGTACAAAGGGTAAAAAAAATTAGGTTAACTCTGAGCACTTCACCCACTCCCAAGGAATCCATTGTCtacttctttatcatcatatatATTAACTCAGTACACACAATCCTCTTTCTTTCTgtaagttttaattattttgcagAAGTCTTCAGATAACTGCCAACCAATTTTTCCTGTTTACTTATTTGGACAACAGAAATGCTGTACATAGCCTCTGTCTATGAAGCATGAAGCATGAGTGAAAAAATGGCCGGAAGTTCTATATGGATGCTTCACTTTCAAAAGCAGAattttttattccataaatctgtGACACAGGGAATTCtgcttttggttttatataaagCAAACCATACCAATAATTGGCTGAGTTTGAATCTACAATCTTTGTTTTAATGACAGGGTACTCATTAGATCATCGAGAATTTTGGATAGATTTTATTTGGAATTATCCAAAATATGTTGTTTTTGGTCCTATGCCTAGACACTTGATTGAAGTCATTTGCGTCATGCACTTCAGCATTTTCGTATGATGTCATCTTCTTGTGCATCTTTTGATGTTTTCCATGTTCATCTCTCTTTTGATGTTTTCCATGTTCATCTCTTCTTTTACATCATACAGATGGCTTGCCAAACAATCCATGCCCTGTTATCAACCTGAATAGCAAATTTACGTGGTCCTTGGAGGATTACCTCGGGGTTAGATTTTGCTCCATccgaattttgttatttttgggcAGAATTGAATTTACTTTTCATTAGTTGTTTTGCAGAATAAAATGAAAGTCCGTTATTAGATGGTTGTGAGATTTCAGTGCCCTTTTTAACCAAAAAGTCTGctgtttcatttctctttataTCACAATGGAAAGGAATACACCGTAAActaatttttttctgtactttACTTAAGTAATAGCTCATTTTCTTATAATCCTGAATTATGATCCCCATTTTTAGACGGTTGTGAAACTATAGCTTGTATGGCTGCCCATGAATCTGATAATATGACAGCATTTtggaatttatttaatctgtataAGAGGTTTTACAAAGCTATATAAAGAGCAGTGACTTCTTCAAATTTTGTTGTACTCGTATATTCTTCTACAGAATTGTAGAATGAAAAGAGAGGACACGTTCCTCCAGCTTTATTGCTTTTGAATGTGAAATAAGGAATTCATCTGAATAAATTTGTAACCACTCCTTATGTGGGTATCTTATTTATCCAAAATATGCATTTTCtgacaaaaataaacaataaatagatTTTAACAAGTATTAGTGCTatacttgctcaggatagggacagatggcaggtttatgtgagggcagcagtgaacctccgggttccttaaaagccattagtaagtaaatatatgCTATATAAGTAAATGAAACAGTCACTGATGGCCTACTAAATGATCCATAATGCTACTGATATTTTTTCTGAAATCCAATTGAAGTAATTAGTTTTTAACTTCGATAGTGATCATTTTTACACATATATTATCTCAAGTTTGTGTATGagttaatttacaaaaatatacatgATTACCTCTAGCAAGAAACTGTTGCAAGAAATCCTTTTGTAGGACAAACTGAAGAAGATCTGGGCAGTATATATCCAACAGTGCGAAGTCCAATGCCAATCTAAGCCATGGAAGTCCCactttttcctgtaaaattatgtAATTGTTTTCATATATACACAATTATGTGTGAAGCATAAAAAATAATCACAAAGACAATATATGTTACCTTTAGATATCTTCCATAGGCATCTCTTAATATTAACTATGTGCTAAAATGAATAAGATGAGTAAGGAGAACTAACaggacttaaaaaaaataaaataaaatactagaaaaaaataagttaaaaaccAACAATGCCATGTCATAAGCATTAAACACCACGGCCTCTTCATATAATGGTACTATCTATTTTATGATCTACtctgttaaatatttaaatatgaccATGACAGCAATAATTTTTGtttgatatttttacatttcattaaatgtaatatagtAATGAGAATAATTGAGTCCCAGCAAACGTTCCCGCCCTTTTTACTGGAACTCACTGTACATAACCAGATACTATATCactatatatgtacagtatattctgACCATACGCTTTTCGATATGAgtgttatatttgtttattttgtcgtGTAGAagacaaaattataaaaactgatcCATTTATGCACTTTATAATTCATTTAATATCTTCAAGAAAAGGACTTTCCATGCCTATTTTTCATGGCAGATGCTTTGTATTATCATCATTGACCCTAAAGCATCTTACTTCAGAAATAACATGCTGAAACTGTGGATCACTTTGCAGTCATAAAATTGATAATGATGACATTGAATGCAGAAATGATAGAATGACAAGCGAAATTGGTGCACATTGCTAAAACCTGTTTCAATACTgcctttttccattaaaaaaatcCATCTGAATTCGCAGTGATTTAAAGTAAAGTCTCTGATATGGAAAGCAAACAACATTTCATGTTTTTAATGCTCCATTCTAATGAAAAAAGGCAGAAAAAATCCGACATATGTCTATCATACCACATGTAAGATACGAGTAATTCTCATTATTGGGTCTGCTGTTAGCCTGCAATAATTCAATACctggggattttttttttctttggactATTGAGCAATTTGGAATAGTTAAATACTTTAGTTTAGTTTGATGTAAGGGAAGGAATGTACAAATTTTTTCTTGAATCATTTTTCTGGACATATCTGTatcaagtatttcttttttatgtgCGTTTCAGTTCATAACTCTATTACTCATTCAACTACAAATATACCAAAATATCTCAGTTTAAGTGCAGTTCATGTAAGCATTCTTACCTTTGAGCATAACACGTTGTTTGTTAGGAGAGCATCCTTTATACAGTCCCAACTCTCTGGCTTGTAATCTGCATTAGCTATGCCAGACACCAAAGAAAAATATATGACTGACTTACACTCCTGTACAAGTTTTGGGTTATTAACTATTTTCTCTCCTAAGTAGTCAATAAGACCAATATTTACATGACCCTGTAAAGCAAGAACGAATTACATTAAAAAGATACTTTAATATGTAGCAGTATCTCATGTGACCATCAGTGTTTCTCAAGCATTCTGTGATATACCAGGATGAAAGGTCCATGGGAATAATGATTAGATCCATCCAAAATCGACAGTTATTTAAAACTACCATTTTATAATGTAAGAGCAGTACTATCAAGTGGTGTAACTGGGGGTTGGTAAAGAGTTAATTTAATTCGGTATTAAAGTTTTTAATATAACACATGAGCACTGGGAAGCACACCAGCTTCACACAATGTACTGAAATTTCTGGTTAACACTCTATGATAAGGAATTTTGTTTAATTCTGTAGATGAGTGGCATCTTGAAAACCACATACCAGTATACAATGTTGCTATCACTAATAACACAGGTAGAGCTTcggtttgtttatggcgatcatcgcCAGACGCACATCGCTTGCAATTGTCGCCTAGTGTTGCTAGTAGTTAAAATGAATGTGCAaagtttctttacagcgaagatcaTCAACGTAGATCGTTGGAGGTGACGCAGATCGCTAGAGGTTGCTTttttgaagcaaattcaggatgcACATCACCgaatacatgttcaataatcgatatttagagaaggctatgtagaaatattgaattgagttatggcagcaaaacaatTGAGAATTAACAGtgatgtacgctgataaagaaaccatTTCAAGACAATCATCGTGAGTGTTTATAAAATTGCTGGTGATGTGCGTCCAGCGATGATCACTGTAAACAAACCATAGCTTTAGAGTCAACTGCAGTGCTCAAGTAACAATCCACAATAACAAATCAGCTACGTACACAAACAAGTTTCCATGGCAATGCATGGCCACCGAGAGTTACCTACTTTGGCAGTGCCAAATTCAAGATACTGTACAAATAAACCTTTAAGCTTTACATTCAAATAATTGTATCTCAACAAATGTTCGGTATAGACCAATTATTCACATGAACTTCTTTGTTCAAAATGATTGGTACTATGATCTTCCAAATTTTTCCTGAGACACCTTGCTTAATGTAGCCCAACTCATGCAAGTACCGCTCTAGCATAATAATCTAGACAGTATAACTATTTGACAAATCCATGGGGCACTAACTTGTACTGACTGACAGCACCATAGACAACTGTCAGTGCTGTTCTGGCGATTCCACTGCAGAAAAAATTGTGCCATATAGTTATTTCTTACCAGTCTTGTTAACTTCTTGAGCACGTAAGTGCCTTCTTCGAATCCACAGTCCCTAGTAATCACATATCTTGCACAGGCATCAGCATATTCTTCATGATAGAACTGTACTTCTTTCCATTTATGCTTCTTGACCATGCAGTCCAAGAGTTTCTCCATTTCTATATATGTACACTCATTCATGTTCTCTGCCAAGACTTGCCAACAATGGGAAAGGAGAGCTTGGAAAGACTGCGACTGTTTCTTAAAATCACTTATTGCAAACACGATATTTGCAGCAGTTCTCACATCTATATCTGATGCAAGATTTTGAAGACTAGAGACTATTATATTGATGGAATTGTCAGAAACAGGTTTCTCACAAGCATATTGAAGAAGCGTGGCCAAACTTGTGACATTCTCCCTATCTATCTTCAGACTTAGCTGAGCGTCAAACACAAGTGGTAAGGCAATTCTTAATGCATCCACTAACGGACTTCTCTCAAAGTTTTTCATTATGAACTCAAGAAAAACGATATGCTGAAGTGACAAATCATTAACTCCTTGACGAACAAGCTGCAGTAAAACCTGAACAATGGTACTGTTTCCAGGGACTCCAATATATGAAACTATTTTCAATGCTTCAATTGCATCATTAAGACTAATTGCTCTAACTTGAGACTTAAGCCGTTTACAAAGTTTTATGAAGTCAGGATTTTTGACGATCTGCTTCTTTGGCATATGAcatctgaaaataaaaaaaaggaaaatgaacgaAAGCAATGTATAGTCACTGAGGAAAAGAAGTCAACAATCTTATAATGtgcaaaattatttgtaaatgtgAAAATGAGACAACAATTAAAAATTACCTACATTTCTATTTGCTGTTCGAAAATTCGAATGTTTGTTTACATTAAGGTTTGTTAGataatttgaaaattacagtttctttcttattgactttactttcttctttcatgaaatatttatagaaaaagtTTTGTGACTGCAcaaaaaacaaactttttttttctaaactttAATAACAATACATGTTTTCAGAAGGTCCTGATACCAAAAGAGAATTTTGACATGCTATCTACCTAGCAACAGCTTTTATCCTCAATTATTGGGCGAATTATGTCTAAATTCAGTacgtaaaacataatttttctactaaatataaatattaactttcaaaatgtttatTCGAAAAATAATGGTAATTTTAATTAACCTTCCAAGctaaataaacacaaaatgatATAATCGGAATTATTTCTACCAGCTTGTTTACAATTTCAACTTTTATACCTAAATAGTTTATGTCTGTACATAAGGCGTATGTATGGTAATTATCAGTTTACGTGGCTCAATGTGGCTAACTTCTTTACACAATAAATCGCGAGGTTTTCATTCCTCTTTAGCTATACATAAAAAGAAATCTCACTTTACCTACTTCAATTACCGTAGAAGGGAAGGCCTGCTGGCCTtagttctgccagattaaatgaataaattaataataataataataataataattattactatataagAATATAatgtcggcagttgcgagtgtcattaaataaaacataatttacagcagcagcagcaaataTTTACACGCAATATCAAAGACTCCTAACACCATTAGCCATACACTGGCAATATTGAGCTAGAGCGTTCGCgtgctaagcaaagggtcccgggatcgatacccggccccggaacaatttttccttgaaattattcaaacctgctttaaagggagctactacctgaaagccagatttgcataatattgaGCTAAATAAACTAAACTACTTGTATGTGTGGTGTGTGTCAGTGCATCACAGGTACagtatatatttgtattatttgtatgtGCACGCATGTGTGTGTATTATTTTCATGCTGTCTCACAGCCAACAGTTAGTTACCATGCACATGAACTACAATGTTGAGAATGCTGGCCAAGAAAGCCCAGCTACGAGTATATTAAGACTGAAGTGTAAAAGTCTTTgtaataacatatttattttaagaggttaATGAACTATGTTTTCGTTAAAGAGTGTAGTCTGCATTTTATAATCCACATCAGAGGTCATTAAGCTCTACTATGCATGATAATTTGTTGTAGTGGTAATAATGGTAAGTCATACAGTAAGTAAACATTAGAGCAATAACAACGGTGTTTGA
This genomic interval carries:
- the LOC138699949 gene encoding FAST kinase domain-containing protein 2, mitochondrial-like, with amino-acid sequence MAQKAVGLLSFSAISSLALRTHIARRTPLNLNLLRCLSTKDLQPSTSTMHDYLLQNIKISRDTTDVLQIVGSHHNIMNVRHVMQALRCLFDLEKTGKCHMPKKQIVKNPDFIKLCKRLKSQVRAISLNDAIEALKIVSYIGVPGNSTIVQVLLQLVRQGVNDLSLQHIVFLEFIMKNFERSPLVDALRIALPLVFDAQLSLKIDRENVTSLATLLQYACEKPVSDNSINIIVSSLQNLASDIDVRTAANIVFAISDFKKQSQSFQALLSHCWQVLAENMNECTYIEMEKLLDCMVKKHKWKEVQFYHEEYADACARYVITRDCGFEEGTYVLKKLTRLGHVNIGLIDYLGEKIVNNPKLVQECKSVIYFSLVSGIANADYKPESWDCIKDALLTNNVLCSKEKVGLPWLRLALDFALLDIYCPDLLQFVLQKDFLQQFLAREYNLLDRLQLLLLYQAVVTMYPSYSGILPPKDMIDAVISQNGDHVEHFPLQAALERGLGGPAYVWTRLVTKLGHFIDHLVVMRKGGYPVAMNQIPNDSSSKTYIEDLLIPSDSQIILILCMPASSYAVNCQRLRTVSLLTIRTLETLGYSVVPVNLQQWINLPDYEKIPYLMQNIKMKCDTMESSEANIVH